From the genome of Streptacidiphilus rugosus AM-16, one region includes:
- the rpsH gene encoding 30S ribosomal protein S8 → MTMTDPIADMLTRLRNANSAYHDTVAMPHSKIKTHIAEILQQEGYITGWKVEEPKEGEVGKKLTIDLKFGPNRERSIAGIKRISKPGLRVYTKSTAMPKVLGGLGVAIISTSQGLLTGQQAAKKGVGGEVLAYVW, encoded by the coding sequence ATGACCATGACCGACCCGATCGCAGACATGCTGACGCGTCTGCGAAACGCGAACTCGGCCTACCACGACACCGTCGCGATGCCGCACAGCAAGATCAAGACTCACATCGCCGAGATCCTCCAGCAGGAGGGTTACATCACCGGCTGGAAGGTCGAGGAGCCGAAGGAGGGCGAGGTCGGCAAGAAGCTGACCATCGACCTCAAGTTCGGCCCGAACCGTGAGCGCTCGATCGCTGGCATCAAGCGCATCAGCAAGCCGGGTCTGCGGGTCTACACCAAGTCCACCGCTATGCCGAAGGTGCTCGGCGGCCTGGGCGTGGCGATCATCTCCACGTCGCAGGGTCTGCTCACCGGCCAGCAGGCTGCCAAGAAGGGCGTGGGTGGGGAAGTCCTCGCCTACGTCTGGTAA